In the genome of Massilia sp. PAMC28688, one region contains:
- a CDS encoding DUF6708 domain-containing protein codes for MDFTGLIHYFPVQRELTDQERQYHLEQSRRLEVQPRYQLCVIKMNSTYLESVDKWFAWKGLISALALTVLLLFSVPIGFMTGHSLLSAAGVLETDQSRATLFAFGGGLGALLGLIWWGMLKLLRKESFALTHYPLRFNRRNRTVYYFRPDGTIGTVPWDEVYFTLGYSAAQWEVRGHVLAADRRTVLDTFALSYSGVILKSDLEPGAAPSDNDYVRGHWEFVRRYMEEGPHEVSHLVDFCMPVDGRKETVKGGAQRIFANFSGGSALFTMLVTPLCGWYILGRMFAMRTCKVPQWPEQIEQACQIDANDIYAIAGDSAGDRVAG; via the coding sequence ATGGACTTTACGGGACTGATCCATTACTTTCCGGTGCAGCGGGAGTTGACCGACCAGGAGCGGCAGTATCACCTTGAACAGTCGCGGAGGCTGGAAGTGCAGCCCAGGTATCAGCTGTGTGTCATCAAGATGAACTCTACTTACCTGGAGTCCGTAGATAAATGGTTCGCATGGAAAGGACTCATTTCTGCCCTCGCATTGACAGTCCTCTTGCTGTTTTCTGTCCCGATCGGCTTCATGACGGGCCACTCGCTCCTGTCGGCAGCCGGAGTGCTTGAAACTGACCAAAGCCGCGCCACGCTGTTCGCTTTTGGTGGCGGCTTGGGCGCCTTGCTCGGGCTGATCTGGTGGGGCATGCTCAAGCTGCTCAGAAAGGAATCGTTCGCCCTGACTCACTATCCGCTGCGCTTCAACCGGCGCAACCGGACAGTCTATTACTTCCGGCCCGATGGCACGATCGGTACGGTTCCCTGGGACGAGGTTTATTTCACCCTTGGCTACAGCGCGGCGCAGTGGGAGGTGCGGGGACATGTACTGGCGGCCGACCGCCGCACCGTGCTTGACACGTTTGCATTGAGTTACAGCGGCGTCATTCTCAAGTCGGACCTGGAGCCGGGCGCCGCGCCTTCAGACAACGATTACGTGCGTGGCCACTGGGAGTTCGTGCGTCGATACATGGAAGAAGGCCCGCACGAAGTATCGCACCTGGTTGACTTCTGCATGCCGGTCGACGGCCGCAAAGAAACCGTTAAAGGTGGCGCCCAGCGCATCTTCGCCAATTTTTCTGGCGGCTCTGCCCTGTTTACAATGCTGGTGACGCCTTTGTGCGGCTGGTATATTTTGGGCCGGATGTTTGCAATGAGGACCTGCAAAGTTCCGCAGTGGCCGGAACAGATTGAGCAAGCGTGTCAGATTGACGCAAACGACATTTACGCCATTGCAGGTGACAGCGCGGGAGACCGTGTGGCCGGGTGA
- a CDS encoding imm11 family protein — translation MRSEDLHEYSPTNVAHFFEMTKYNSDYAFISKDDDAEGFPFLKLDSISSARFEQTDSLATGYSPLIFRNGHEALYARRGIKEKMSDVLFEGATFIVRDAIREALMPLELPGVHFQPAVYIDGGGGRHEDYWYVTILRHINCVDHAKSTLTPPRKLDGKFTVLTCSLDATVLDAIALHERRLFRMGGTADGLVVCHCSLFEHFRHDGVLLDMIEDY, via the coding sequence ATGCGATCTGAGGATTTACATGAATACTCGCCGACCAACGTGGCCCATTTTTTTGAGATGACAAAGTACAACAGCGACTACGCCTTCATTAGCAAAGACGATGATGCCGAAGGGTTCCCCTTCCTAAAACTGGACAGCATTTCGTCAGCCCGGTTCGAACAGACCGATTCCTTGGCGACGGGTTATTCACCCCTGATTTTCAGGAATGGTCATGAGGCCTTATATGCCAGGCGCGGAATCAAGGAAAAGATGTCTGACGTCCTGTTCGAAGGCGCGACCTTCATCGTCAGAGATGCCATCCGCGAGGCACTGATGCCTCTCGAACTACCTGGCGTACACTTCCAACCCGCGGTTTACATTGACGGCGGCGGTGGCCGGCATGAAGACTACTGGTACGTCACAATTCTGCGACACATCAATTGCGTGGACCACGCTAAGTCGACCCTAACACCGCCGCGCAAGCTCGACGGAAAATTCACGGTCCTCACCTGCTCTCTTGACGCCACAGTCCTTGACGCAATTGCTCTGCATGAGCGACGCCTGTTCCGGATGGGCGGGACCGCTGATGGACTTGTGGTCTGTCACTGCTCGCTCTTCGAGCATTTCAGGCATGACGGCGTGTTACTCGATATGATCGAGGATTATTGA
- a CDS encoding type VI secretion system Vgr family protein, which translates to MRSTLTEQIVTAIADLHSTTRLYALSFTDDVQGITKPLLVEAFFATDALQHTGARDIIALSTDPLVGLDALLGRSAELHISLADGTRSVFAGDITGAAMLGSNGSLTRYRIRLSHWIWRLSRVRNSRVWQDKTVAQIIDDVFNAYSPVAKWRWSDEAGPFIEQAVPRSYCCQYRETDLDFVQRLLAEEGLAWRYEQSEEGPMAVLFADSTQLSAVPEDPSSKADGGIRFHNARAGEQQDTVQALQAQFGIGSTLTTVLSYDYKSKKVIAASAPARMQNGSTLPVLESFDVPGQYAYADADQAKRYADLHMEGIESRRQLWRGRSTVRTLRAGTRLTITGAPLQHLGEAPAFTVVRVISVGVNNLPAPAAQGLAELFGPIPELLAEMVKPEAPEDFALVIAQARSAGYANCFEAILAAVPWRPLLAGSDGRAHPRPTARGSQSAIVVGASGNDQPSGADELYCDRLGRVRIRFHWQDSADATCWVRVAQRSAGGGMGSQFLPRIGQEVLVQFLENDIDRPVIVGALYNGQGEGGVAPTPGGQAGGGNDTTCFAPANDSAPSAQGNISGGNSPLWHGASSDTQGHRNGAAQWGVRSKEFGGSGYNQLLFDDTDAQGRIQLKSSHAGSELNLGHLIHTADNYRGSFRGLGAELRTDAYGAVRAGGGLLISSYKTSHSAAQRDPAGDNAPAIAMLKQATTIAETFSKAAETHKTVALAAHTGAIGASESVIDKKSAPVKALMTAVSGMVGSDSLSNAQADAQAKETSPTEGKLPHATDPIIAIAAQASLGMSAGQSVQLANGETIALMSGKDMQYNTGGQMRVHTGQAIGALGGAMNPGQDNIGLQLIAAKDNIDVQAQSDALTVQSRDEINVMSANGHIDWAAAKSISMSTAGGANITIEGGNIAVQCPGRIVIHAGKKVFSGPEKTQYRMPLLPAANLPTPFSNRFDAHDLFINQPFNEVFYKARLPNERVVSGGLDKHGRTDQIFGKEGDEVELLIGQPGVGEWNLICDFDDDD; encoded by the coding sequence ATGCGCTCCACGCTCACAGAACAAATTGTTACCGCGATAGCAGACCTGCACAGCACAACGCGGCTGTATGCCTTGTCATTCACGGACGACGTTCAGGGCATCACGAAGCCATTATTGGTGGAAGCGTTTTTTGCCACCGATGCGCTACAACATACCGGAGCGCGCGACATCATCGCGCTATCCACCGATCCTCTCGTCGGTCTGGATGCACTGTTGGGCCGAAGCGCCGAGTTGCATATCAGTCTTGCCGACGGCACGCGCAGCGTATTTGCCGGTGACATCACCGGCGCTGCGATGCTGGGCAGTAACGGCAGCTTGACGCGCTATCGCATTCGCCTCTCGCACTGGATCTGGCGGCTCAGTCGAGTTCGCAACAGCCGCGTTTGGCAAGACAAGACAGTTGCCCAGATCATCGACGATGTATTCAACGCCTATAGCCCGGTCGCCAAATGGCGCTGGAGCGATGAAGCCGGACCATTCATCGAACAAGCCGTGCCACGTAGCTATTGCTGCCAGTACCGCGAAACCGACCTGGACTTTGTTCAGCGTCTGCTGGCAGAAGAAGGACTGGCATGGCGTTACGAGCAGAGCGAAGAGGGTCCTATGGCAGTGCTGTTTGCTGACAGCACGCAGCTGAGCGCCGTGCCGGAAGACCCGAGCAGCAAGGCCGATGGTGGTATCCGCTTCCATAACGCGCGCGCCGGCGAGCAGCAGGATACCGTGCAAGCGCTACAGGCGCAGTTTGGCATCGGCTCCACCCTGACTACGGTACTGAGCTACGACTACAAATCCAAAAAAGTTATCGCCGCCAGTGCCCCGGCACGCATGCAGAATGGCAGCACGCTGCCAGTACTGGAATCATTTGACGTGCCGGGTCAGTACGCCTATGCCGACGCCGACCAGGCCAAGCGCTATGCCGACCTGCACATGGAAGGGATTGAATCGCGGCGTCAGCTGTGGCGCGGACGCTCTACGGTGCGCACGCTGCGCGCCGGCACCCGCCTGACAATCACTGGCGCTCCACTGCAGCATCTGGGCGAGGCGCCCGCTTTTACGGTGGTACGCGTGATCAGCGTGGGCGTGAACAATTTGCCCGCGCCCGCCGCGCAAGGCCTGGCCGAGCTGTTCGGTCCCATTCCCGAGCTGCTGGCTGAAATGGTCAAACCTGAGGCGCCGGAAGACTTCGCCCTGGTGATTGCGCAGGCGCGCAGCGCCGGTTACGCCAACTGCTTTGAAGCCATCTTGGCCGCCGTGCCCTGGCGCCCGCTCCTGGCTGGCAGCGATGGACGCGCTCACCCCCGCCCAACAGCGCGCGGCTCGCAAAGCGCAATTGTCGTGGGTGCAAGCGGCAACGACCAGCCCAGCGGCGCAGACGAACTGTACTGCGACCGCCTGGGCCGAGTACGCATCCGCTTCCACTGGCAGGACAGCGCGGACGCCACCTGCTGGGTGCGCGTGGCGCAGCGTTCGGCCGGGGGCGGGATGGGCAGCCAGTTCCTGCCGCGCATCGGTCAGGAAGTGCTGGTGCAGTTCCTGGAGAATGACATCGACCGGCCCGTGATTGTTGGCGCTCTGTACAACGGCCAGGGCGAGGGCGGTGTAGCCCCTACGCCGGGCGGCCAGGCTGGGGGCGGGAATGACACGACGTGCTTCGCGCCGGCCAATGACAGCGCGCCTTCCGCGCAGGGCAATATCTCCGGCGGCAATAGTCCGCTGTGGCATGGCGCCTCAAGCGACACCCAGGGACACCGCAACGGCGCAGCCCAGTGGGGCGTGCGCAGCAAGGAGTTTGGCGGTTCGGGCTACAACCAACTGCTGTTCGACGATACCGATGCGCAGGGACGCATCCAGCTCAAGAGCAGCCATGCGGGCAGCGAGCTCAATCTAGGGCATCTGATTCACACGGCCGACAACTACCGCGGCAGTTTCCGCGGGCTGGGTGCCGAGCTGCGTACCGATGCCTACGGCGCCGTGCGCGCGGGCGGCGGCCTTTTGATCAGCAGCTACAAGACCAGCCACAGCGCGGCGCAGCGCGATCCGGCTGGTGACAACGCGCCGGCCATTGCCATGCTCAAGCAGGCGACGACGATTGCCGAAACATTCAGCAAAGCCGCAGAGACGCACAAGACGGTCGCGCTGGCCGCGCACACGGGGGCGATTGGCGCGAGTGAAAGCGTGATTGATAAAAAGAGCGCGCCGGTCAAGGCACTGATGACGGCCGTGTCGGGCATGGTAGGCAGCGATTCGCTGTCGAATGCCCAGGCAGACGCGCAGGCCAAGGAAACGTCGCCGACAGAGGGCAAGCTGCCGCACGCCACTGATCCCATTATCGCCATTGCAGCGCAGGCGAGTCTGGGCATGAGCGCCGGGCAGAGCGTGCAGTTAGCTAACGGCGAAACGATCGCCCTCATGAGCGGCAAGGACATGCAGTACAACACAGGCGGCCAGATGCGCGTGCATACCGGACAGGCCATCGGCGCGCTGGGCGGGGCCATGAACCCGGGGCAGGACAATATTGGGCTGCAGTTGATTGCAGCTAAGGACAACATTGATGTTCAGGCGCAAAGCGACGCGCTGACTGTGCAGTCCCGTGATGAGATCAACGTCATGAGTGCTAACGGCCATATTGACTGGGCGGCGGCCAAGAGCATCAGCATGTCGACAGCGGGCGGGGCGAACATCACGATCGAAGGTGGGAATATTGCCGTACAGTGTCCGGGCAGAATCGTTATTCATGCCGGAAAAAAGGTGTTTAGCGGACCCGAGAAAACTCAATACAGGATGCCACTGTTGCCAGCGGCTAATCTGCCCACGCCGTTCAGCAACCGGTTCGATGCTCATGATTTATTTATCAATCAGCCTTTTAATGAGGTCTTTTACAAAGCCCGGCTGCCTAACGAGAGGGTGGTCAGTGGTGGGCTGGATAAGCACGGCCGCACGGACCAAATTTTCGGCAAAGAAGGCGACGAGGTAGAACTGTTGATTGGCCAGCCCGGGGTCGGCGAGTGGAATTTGATATGTGATTTTGACGATGATGATTGA
- a CDS encoding glycoside hydrolase family protein — MTDKTPPAAGQTSSVRVKLLDPLGASIAGLKYEILDGKRIVAKGITDAKGNIAAFVSNVGTELSLQVERFATEEMKHIKTLVPWAEDYRVKLVSAKIKATTVVQNHKGSPGQYQRKTHIVNKGDTLSALADRYQTTPIAIARINGIQLSSILQIGQVLKLPPQGERGPVTKPASASSPTPAPTKIPPAPAQTALPPAPAGPVSTPPSAVARQQSDYPTPELSERGSPASAPAPVDLTPEDIKGKTSLTPEAASDPVQALEPQLPKQIPIVKELPTEKSADRGENGTPKTVLKPVCEQQHCLKVGDKGPLVEEVNIRLLGFGGTIEAPEEWDTFTSATEKAVRQFQRDFMGVAETGRVCGAVLASLDVLRDKYTFPWDPLKCPCGTCGGFGQGRMSSQGFAIPKLNGAIKQGVEYPGFHRGLFYAMKAALFYTHKTDATYKYAFSAITSGYRCWKRNMQKNRPSTNHMGNAVDMVFNKGAGTGVVRDGALETMRKRIFIDRMGAQLRWPDPNKISLEDTGDGADSWVHMDVREFNARYKKSHHFAKHPDLAKGKTIVEIARDAGHLGLINCGGLMPPTKPATAPVGEVGVSKSSEAKAPALTAPAPKAPAPTASAAKPKANEPDGKYRVITAEIGQRKPAKSLQVSEHGLLFIAEWEGGKKTPYPDSKKYCTIGVGHLIDGHQTCEALAEKKSPKYMKMKNGISEQQMMALFKQDVERIRAQAIVSIQKPVFQHEFDALISLAFNCGSLVKFKKLLGHLNTENYTGCCKEFEDITDGGDKGLVKRRKSEMKLFLTAVYDARH, encoded by the coding sequence ATGACTGATAAAACTCCCCCAGCCGCCGGACAAACAAGTTCGGTACGTGTAAAGCTGCTCGATCCACTCGGCGCGAGCATCGCAGGATTGAAATACGAAATTCTCGACGGTAAGCGGATTGTCGCTAAAGGAATCACCGACGCGAAAGGTAATATCGCGGCGTTTGTATCGAATGTGGGGACCGAACTGTCCCTGCAGGTCGAACGATTCGCCACCGAGGAGATGAAACACATAAAAACATTAGTCCCATGGGCTGAAGATTACCGGGTAAAACTGGTGAGCGCCAAAATCAAGGCCACGACGGTCGTTCAGAATCATAAGGGTTCTCCTGGTCAATACCAGCGCAAGACCCATATCGTCAATAAAGGCGATACGCTCTCGGCCCTTGCTGACCGCTATCAGACAACCCCTATCGCCATTGCAAGAATCAACGGCATCCAGCTCAGCAGCATATTGCAGATCGGTCAGGTGCTGAAACTGCCGCCGCAGGGCGAACGAGGCCCCGTGACAAAGCCAGCGTCGGCGTCGTCCCCGACGCCTGCGCCGACCAAAATACCACCCGCTCCAGCGCAGACCGCACTGCCCCCAGCGCCGGCGGGGCCAGTGTCTACGCCACCCAGCGCAGTGGCCCGGCAGCAGAGCGACTATCCGACGCCGGAATTGAGCGAACGTGGATCGCCCGCGTCTGCACCCGCGCCAGTCGACCTTACTCCTGAAGACATTAAAGGCAAGACTTCCCTGACTCCTGAGGCTGCGTCCGATCCAGTGCAGGCATTGGAACCTCAATTGCCCAAGCAGATTCCGATTGTTAAGGAACTGCCCACCGAAAAAAGCGCGGACCGCGGTGAGAATGGAACGCCAAAAACCGTTCTCAAGCCTGTATGCGAGCAGCAGCATTGTTTAAAAGTGGGCGACAAGGGCCCTCTGGTTGAAGAGGTCAACATCCGCCTGCTAGGGTTCGGTGGCACCATTGAGGCGCCGGAAGAGTGGGACACCTTCACGAGTGCGACAGAAAAGGCGGTGCGGCAGTTTCAACGTGATTTTATGGGCGTCGCCGAAACTGGCCGCGTTTGCGGCGCAGTGCTGGCCAGCCTGGATGTGTTGCGTGACAAATACACGTTTCCATGGGACCCGCTGAAGTGCCCATGCGGTACCTGCGGCGGGTTCGGACAGGGGCGCATGAGTTCGCAAGGGTTTGCAATACCCAAGCTGAACGGTGCCATCAAACAAGGTGTCGAATACCCCGGCTTTCACCGAGGCCTGTTTTACGCCATGAAAGCGGCGCTGTTTTATACCCATAAAACAGACGCCACTTACAAGTACGCTTTTTCCGCGATCACGTCTGGCTATCGTTGCTGGAAGCGGAATATGCAGAAGAACCGTCCCTCAACTAATCATATGGGCAATGCTGTCGATATGGTATTCAATAAGGGGGCCGGTACCGGCGTGGTGCGGGATGGCGCGTTAGAGACAATGCGCAAAAGAATCTTCATTGATCGAATGGGCGCGCAGCTGCGCTGGCCGGATCCAAACAAGATTTCACTGGAAGACACCGGCGACGGCGCCGATTCTTGGGTTCACATGGATGTGCGTGAATTTAACGCGCGCTACAAAAAATCGCACCACTTTGCAAAACACCCAGATCTTGCGAAAGGCAAGACCATTGTGGAAATTGCGCGTGATGCTGGTCATCTCGGCTTGATCAATTGTGGCGGGCTGATGCCGCCCACCAAGCCCGCTACGGCGCCGGTCGGTGAGGTTGGCGTGTCGAAAAGCAGCGAAGCGAAGGCTCCGGCACTTACCGCACCCGCTCCCAAGGCACCCGCGCCGACGGCGTCAGCAGCGAAGCCAAAGGCGAATGAACCCGATGGGAAGTACCGGGTGATCACCGCCGAAATTGGCCAGCGAAAGCCGGCCAAGTCGCTTCAGGTATCCGAGCACGGGCTCTTGTTCATCGCCGAGTGGGAAGGCGGCAAAAAAACGCCTTATCCCGACAGTAAGAAATATTGCACGATTGGCGTAGGGCATTTGATTGATGGGCACCAGACGTGCGAAGCTCTGGCTGAGAAGAAAAGCCCAAAATATATGAAGATGAAAAACGGCATTAGCGAGCAGCAGATGATGGCCCTGTTCAAGCAAGACGTAGAGCGAATCCGGGCCCAGGCGATCGTTTCGATTCAAAAGCCCGTCTTCCAGCACGAGTTTGACGCTCTGATCAGCCTGGCCTTCAACTGTGGTAGTTTAGTAAAGTTCAAGAAACTTCTTGGCCATCTGAATACAGAAAACTATACCGGTTGTTGCAAGGAGTTTGAAGACATCACGGATGGCGGCGACAAGGGACTTGTTAAGCGCCGTAAGTCCGAGATGAAGTTATTCCTAACCGCAGTTTATGATGCAAGACACTAG
- a CDS encoding cation-translocating P-type ATPase has product MEAATAQAFGLNDEEARRRFEQEGPNELPASKDRGVLHLLRDVATEPMFLLLVSCGGIYMILGDVHEALMLLGFVLVVMSITFFQGRRTERSLDALRDLSSPRALVVRSGEPHRIAGRELVRGDIVLLAEGDRVPADIRLVESSNLMVDESMLTGESAPALKRSAPGQEILAVTPGIEDASYVFSGTLVTQGTARGEVVATGARSALGKIGMSLAALGSEPTPIESETRRIVKRVALFGLALATLLALGYGLVRGDWLHAALAGLTLAMAIIPEELSVILTLFLGLGAWRLSRNNVLARNIAAVELLGATTVLCVDKTGTLTTNRMVLRKLCCADLNYDVADAKNDDASFPEAFHSLLEYAVLASHRRAFDPMETAIAEGGKKLLAGTEHLHQDWTLVNDYPLSRTMLAMSRVWQSPDMSERMIAAKGAPEAIIDLCHIDAEQGADITRQGARMAASGLRVLGVAKAVFSATSLPGNQHDFDFQFLGLVALEDPVRADVPAAIAECHAAGIRVVMITGDHPATATSIARQAGLTVNGNIMTGAELAAMSDEALAMQLPGTDIFCRVQPEHKLRLVQAFRAQGEVVAMTGDGVNDAPALKAAHIGVAMGARGTDVAREAASLVLLNDDFSSLVTAVRYGRRIFANLRKAIVFVVAAHVPIVGLSIVPVLFGWPMVLMPAHILFLQLIIDPSCSMVFEAEELEPNAMKARPRAPEAHLFDGAVLVRGLWQGAGLFGVLLGVYVWCRSETGSDDIARAMAFIVLVLSNIALIYVNRTWNTASWRGTQGVNRYFGGMGLFTVALLTAVFVVPGAARLFAFILPPTPMLFMAVGAALLSMLWFEVVKWRYRR; this is encoded by the coding sequence ATGGAAGCAGCGACTGCCCAGGCATTCGGTCTTAACGATGAGGAAGCGCGTCGACGGTTTGAGCAGGAGGGCCCAAACGAGCTTCCTGCATCAAAGGATCGCGGCGTGCTGCATCTGCTGCGCGATGTGGCCACGGAACCGATGTTCCTGTTACTGGTTTCCTGTGGCGGGATATATATGATCCTGGGCGACGTGCACGAGGCCCTGATGCTGCTTGGCTTCGTACTTGTCGTGATGAGCATCACGTTCTTTCAGGGACGTCGCACGGAAAGGTCGCTCGACGCGCTGCGCGACCTGTCCAGTCCGCGCGCCTTGGTCGTGCGAAGCGGTGAGCCGCACAGGATTGCAGGTCGCGAACTGGTTCGTGGCGACATTGTCCTGTTGGCGGAAGGCGACCGTGTGCCAGCCGACATTCGCTTGGTCGAATCGTCGAATTTGATGGTGGACGAATCGATGCTAACTGGAGAATCTGCACCGGCGTTGAAACGTTCGGCTCCGGGACAAGAAATCTTGGCCGTGACGCCAGGCATTGAAGATGCTTCATACGTGTTCTCCGGCACCTTGGTGACACAGGGAACGGCTCGTGGTGAGGTTGTGGCGACTGGGGCGCGCAGTGCTCTCGGGAAGATTGGCATGTCGCTCGCCGCGCTCGGTAGCGAACCTACGCCAATCGAAAGCGAAACGCGCCGCATTGTAAAAAGAGTCGCCCTGTTTGGATTGGCGTTGGCTACCCTGCTGGCGCTCGGCTACGGCCTGGTGCGAGGGGATTGGCTGCATGCCGCGCTCGCTGGGTTGACCCTTGCCATGGCAATTATTCCAGAGGAGCTCTCCGTTATCTTGACGCTTTTCCTGGGCCTCGGCGCCTGGCGTCTGTCCCGCAACAACGTGTTGGCGAGGAATATTGCAGCGGTTGAACTCCTGGGGGCCACAACGGTTCTGTGTGTGGACAAGACAGGAACGTTGACCACCAATCGCATGGTCCTCAGGAAGCTCTGTTGCGCAGATTTGAATTACGACGTAGCGGACGCGAAGAATGACGACGCTTCCTTCCCGGAAGCCTTCCACAGCTTGCTCGAATATGCGGTCCTGGCGAGTCACCGGCGCGCATTCGACCCGATGGAGACCGCCATCGCCGAGGGTGGAAAAAAGCTGCTCGCCGGAACCGAACACCTGCATCAAGATTGGACGTTGGTGAATGACTACCCTTTGTCACGGACCATGCTGGCAATGTCCCGGGTGTGGCAATCACCCGACATGAGCGAGCGGATGATTGCAGCCAAGGGGGCGCCGGAAGCCATCATCGACCTGTGCCATATAGACGCAGAGCAAGGCGCGGACATCACCCGGCAGGGAGCCCGCATGGCGGCGAGCGGGTTGCGCGTCCTGGGCGTGGCAAAGGCAGTTTTTTCCGCCACGAGCCTACCAGGGAATCAGCATGATTTCGATTTCCAGTTCCTTGGACTGGTGGCGTTGGAAGACCCCGTGCGTGCCGATGTGCCTGCCGCCATTGCCGAATGCCACGCAGCTGGTATCCGCGTTGTGATGATTACTGGCGACCATCCAGCTACCGCAACGTCCATTGCGCGGCAAGCAGGGCTAACGGTGAACGGGAACATCATGACCGGCGCGGAACTGGCCGCTATGAGTGATGAAGCCCTTGCGATGCAGCTACCGGGCACCGACATTTTCTGTCGGGTGCAACCCGAGCACAAGCTGCGGCTTGTGCAGGCATTTCGCGCGCAGGGTGAAGTGGTGGCGATGACGGGCGACGGCGTCAATGATGCGCCGGCTCTGAAAGCAGCGCATATCGGCGTGGCCATGGGCGCGCGCGGCACCGACGTGGCGCGCGAAGCGGCCAGCTTGGTCCTGCTCAATGACGACTTCTCGTCGCTTGTGACCGCAGTGCGCTATGGCCGGCGCATATTTGCCAACCTGCGCAAGGCCATTGTTTTCGTCGTCGCGGCCCATGTTCCAATTGTTGGTCTGTCCATCGTCCCTGTCCTTTTTGGCTGGCCGATGGTGCTGATGCCAGCCCACATTCTTTTTCTGCAGCTAATTATCGACCCGAGCTGCTCCATGGTGTTCGAGGCGGAGGAGCTGGAGCCGAACGCGATGAAGGCCAGGCCCCGCGCTCCGGAAGCGCATCTTTTCGATGGTGCTGTTTTGGTTCGCGGCTTGTGGCAAGGCGCCGGTCTGTTCGGTGTGCTGTTAGGCGTCTATGTATGGTGCCGAAGCGAAACCGGCTCGGACGACATCGCACGTGCCATGGCGTTCATCGTCCTGGTGTTGTCCAACATTGCACTGATTTACGTAAACCGCACTTGGAATACAGCCTCGTGGCGCGGTACACAAGGCGTAAATCGTTATTTCGGCGGGATGGGGTTGTTTACGGTGGCGTTGCTGACGGCCGTGTTTGTGGTTCCCGGAGCAGCACGGCTGTTTGCGTTCATACTTCCGCCAACACCGATGCTGTTCATGGCGGTTGGCGCGGCATTGCTCAGCATGCTTTGGTTTGAAGTCGTCAAGTGGCGTTATCGCCGCTGA
- a CDS encoding site-specific DNA-methyltransferase — translation MPAATPVATSQVIPFPRTGEPQAVIECEDNLTFMRKLKSESMQLIVTSPPYNIGKEYERRTSNEIYIEQQAAAIAEAVRLLHPKGSICWQVGNGIDNGEIFPLDILLYPIFKNHGLKLRNRIVWTFGHGLHCQKRLSGRHETILWFTKSDDYTFNLDPIRVPSKYPDKKHFKGPKKGEMSGNPLGKNPSDVWDIPNVKSNHVEKTDHPCQFPVGLVERLVLALTNKGESVLDPYLGVGTSAIAALKNGRNAYGCDVVSDYVDIAQQRIEDLRNGQLRVRPMNKPIYEPPFKDEE, via the coding sequence ATGCCTGCTGCAACACCAGTCGCGACCTCGCAAGTTATCCCCTTCCCTCGAACCGGCGAGCCGCAAGCTGTGATCGAGTGCGAAGACAATCTTACGTTCATGCGCAAGCTCAAGTCTGAGAGTATGCAACTGATTGTCACCTCGCCGCCATACAATATTGGCAAGGAATATGAGCGGCGGACCTCGAATGAAATTTACATCGAGCAGCAGGCGGCGGCGATTGCAGAAGCCGTTCGTTTGCTGCATCCTAAAGGCTCGATCTGTTGGCAAGTCGGCAACGGAATCGATAACGGCGAGATTTTTCCTCTTGATATCCTGCTTTACCCAATTTTCAAAAATCATGGGTTGAAGCTGCGCAATAGGATCGTTTGGACTTTCGGACATGGACTCCATTGCCAGAAGCGCCTCTCTGGCCGCCACGAAACCATTCTTTGGTTCACAAAGTCCGATGACTACACCTTCAATCTTGACCCGATAAGAGTCCCGTCTAAATACCCCGACAAAAAGCATTTTAAAGGGCCGAAGAAAGGCGAGATGTCTGGCAACCCGCTGGGGAAGAACCCTTCAGACGTATGGGATATTCCGAACGTCAAGTCCAACCACGTGGAGAAAACTGATCATCCATGCCAATTTCCGGTCGGTTTAGTGGAACGATTGGTGCTCGCTCTGACGAACAAAGGCGAGTCCGTACTTGATCCGTATTTAGGCGTAGGTACCTCCGCAATAGCGGCGCTAAAGAATGGACGGAACGCTTACGGCTGCGATGTTGTAAGCGATTATGTCGACATCGCTCAACAACGCATCGAAGACCTTCGAAACGGCCAGTTACGCGTCAGGCCTATGAACAAGCCGATTTATGAACCACCGTTTAAGGACGAAGAATGA